Below is a window of Treponema primitia ZAS-1 DNA.
ATTGACGGCACCCTGGCGATTATGGTTGGGGGCAATCCGGGGGCCTTTGAGCGGGTTAAGCCGGTGCTGGAAAAAATGGGGTCCTCGGTTACTCTGGTGGGGGATATCGGCAGCGGTAATGTTACCAAGCTGGCCAATCAGATCATCGTAGCCCTCAATATTGCTGCGGTTTCCGAAGCCTTCGTGCTTGCCGCCAAGGCCGGGGTAAATCCCCAGGCGGTCTTTGACGCCATTAAGGGGGGACTCGCAGGGTCAACGGTTATGAACGCCAAGGTTCCCATGATCCTGGATGGCAACTTCAAACCCGGGTTCCGGATTGAACTGCATATCAAGGATCTGCAGAACGCCCTGGATACGGCCCACAATCTTGGTGTGCCGGTCCCCCTTACCGCAGAGGTGATGGAAACGCTCCAGAGCCTGAAAAACGATGGTTACGCCAAAAGCGATCACAGCGCCATTGTCCGATTCTATGAACAGCTCGCCAAACAGGAAGTACGGAAATGAGTAAAAAACTTGAACATAAAAGGGCCCTCATCACCGGAGCGGCCCAGGGCCTGGGTTTTGCCATTGCCAGCCGTTTCGCCGAAGAAGGCGCCGAGGTATTTATCGCCGACCTGCAAGCCGACGCGGGGGCCAAGTCGGCAGCCGAAATAGACAGCAAGGGCGGCAAGGCCCACTTCATCACCCTGGATGTTACCAGCGAACAGAGCTGGATCG
It encodes the following:
- the garR gene encoding 2-hydroxy-3-oxopropionate reductase — encoded protein: MTIGFIGLGIMGGPMAKNLIKAGYKLVVSSKSAKFSELSGLGAEGAVSGKDIAAKSDVIVTMLPNSPEVREVILGPGGVIEGIKAGTIVVDMSSIAPAVSQEVGAALKAKGADFLDAPVSGGEPKAIDGTLAIMVGGNPGAFERVKPVLEKMGSSVTLVGDIGSGNVTKLANQIIVALNIAAVSEAFVLAAKAGVNPQAVFDAIKGGLAGSTVMNAKVPMILDGNFKPGFRIELHIKDLQNALDTAHNLGVPVPLTAEVMETLQSLKNDGYAKSDHSAIVRFYEQLAKQEVRK